A section of the Chlorocebus sabaeus isolate Y175 chromosome 13, mChlSab1.0.hap1, whole genome shotgun sequence genome encodes:
- the MTRF1L gene encoding peptide chain release factor 1-like, mitochondrial isoform X1 yields MMRPLLLWGAARCLCARRAIGPARRPLSSSSSPLEELFAQGGPLRTFLERQAGSEAHMKVRRPEMEAVIKRLNEKEQELRETEPLLHDENEDLRKLAENEITLCQKEITQLKNQIILLLVPSEETDENDLILEVTAGVGGQEAMLFTSEIFDMYQQYAAFKRWHFETLEYFPSEIGGLRHASASIGGSEAYRHMKFEGGVHRVQRVPKTEKQGRIHTSTMTVAILPQPTEINLVINPKDLRIDTKRASGAGGQHVNTTESAVRIVHLPTGVVSECQQERSQLKNRELAMKKLRAKLYSMHLEKEANERQNARKIQIGSKGRSEKIRTYNFPQNRVTDHRISKTLHDLETFMQGDYLLDELVQSLKEYADYESLVEIISQKV; encoded by the exons ATGATGCGACCCTTGCTTCTGTGGGGCGCTGCGCGGTGCCTCTGTGCCCGCCGGGCCATTGGCCCAGCCCGCCGGCCCCTGAGCTCCAGTAGCTCGCCGCTGGAGGAGCTGTTCGCCCAGGGCGGGCCCTTGCGGACCTTCCTCGAGCGCCAGGCGGGGTCTGAAGCCCATATGAAGGTCAGGAGGCCGGAGATGGAGGCAGTGATCAAACGGCTGAACGAGAAGGAGCAGGAGCTGCGGGAGACCGAGCCCTTGCTGCACG ATGAGAATGAAGATTTAAGGAAACTTGCAGAGAATGAAATaactctgtgtcaaaaagaaATAACTCAGCTGAAGAATCAG attATCTTACTTTTGGTTCCCTcagaagaaacagatgaaaatgaTTTGATCCTGGAAGTAACTGCAGGAGTTGGAGGTCAGGAGGCAATGTTGTTTACTTCAGAGATATTTGATATGTATCAACAATATGCCGCATTTAAAAGATGGCATTTTGAAACCCTGGAATATTTTCCAAGTGAAATAG GTGGCCTTAGACATGCGTCTGCCAGCATTGGGGGTTCAGAAGCCTATAGGCACATGAAATTTGAAGGAGGTGTGCACAGAGTACAAAGAGTGCCAAAGACAGAAAAGCAAGGCCGCATCCATACTAGCACCATGACTGTAGCGATATTACCCCAGCCTACTGAG ATTAATCTCGTGATTAATCCGAAAGATTTGAGAATTGACACTAAGCGAGCCAGTGGAGCTGGGGGGCAGCATGTAAATACCACAGAGAGTGCTGTCCGGATAGTTCATCTTCCAACAG GTGTTGTTTCTGAATGTCAACAAGAGAGATCTCAACTGAAAAATAGAGAGCTGGCTATGAAAAAGTTACGTGCAAAACTGTACAGCATGCATctagaaaaagaagcaaatgaaaGACAGAATGCTAGAAAAATTCag ATTGGAAGTAAAGGAAGATCAGAGAAAATAAGAACATATAATTTTCCACAGAACCGGGTCACAGATCACAGAATAAGCAAGACACTGCATGATCTTGAAACTTTTATGCAGGGAGATTATCTACTGGATGAACTTGTACAGTCATTGAAGGAATACGCCGATTATGAATCTTTAGTAGAAATTATTTCCCAAAAAGTTTAA
- the MTRF1L gene encoding peptide chain release factor 1-like, mitochondrial isoform X2 encodes MMRPLLLWGAARCLCARRAIGPARRPLSSSSSPLEELFAQGGPLRTFLERQAGSEAHMKVRRPEMEAVIKRLNEKEQELRETEPLLHDENEDLRKLAENEITLCQKEITQLKNQIILLLVPSEETDENDLILEVTAGVGGQEAMLFTSEIFDMYQQYAAFKRWHFETLEYFPSEIGGLRHASASIGGSEAYRHMKFEGGVHRVQRVPKTEKQGRIHTSTMTVAILPQPTEINLVINPKDLRIDTKRASGAGGQHVNTTESAVRIVHLPTGRRKRMRRKRSIP; translated from the exons ATGATGCGACCCTTGCTTCTGTGGGGCGCTGCGCGGTGCCTCTGTGCCCGCCGGGCCATTGGCCCAGCCCGCCGGCCCCTGAGCTCCAGTAGCTCGCCGCTGGAGGAGCTGTTCGCCCAGGGCGGGCCCTTGCGGACCTTCCTCGAGCGCCAGGCGGGGTCTGAAGCCCATATGAAGGTCAGGAGGCCGGAGATGGAGGCAGTGATCAAACGGCTGAACGAGAAGGAGCAGGAGCTGCGGGAGACCGAGCCCTTGCTGCACG ATGAGAATGAAGATTTAAGGAAACTTGCAGAGAATGAAATaactctgtgtcaaaaagaaATAACTCAGCTGAAGAATCAG attATCTTACTTTTGGTTCCCTcagaagaaacagatgaaaatgaTTTGATCCTGGAAGTAACTGCAGGAGTTGGAGGTCAGGAGGCAATGTTGTTTACTTCAGAGATATTTGATATGTATCAACAATATGCCGCATTTAAAAGATGGCATTTTGAAACCCTGGAATATTTTCCAAGTGAAATAG GTGGCCTTAGACATGCGTCTGCCAGCATTGGGGGTTCAGAAGCCTATAGGCACATGAAATTTGAAGGAGGTGTGCACAGAGTACAAAGAGTGCCAAAGACAGAAAAGCAAGGCCGCATCCATACTAGCACCATGACTGTAGCGATATTACCCCAGCCTACTGAG ATTAATCTCGTGATTAATCCGAAAGATTTGAGAATTGACACTAAGCGAGCCAGTGGAGCTGGGGGGCAGCATGTAAATACCACAGAGAGTGCTGTCCGGATAGTTCATCTTCCAACAG gaagaagaaaaaggatgagGAGGAAAAGGAGTATTCCTTGA
- the MTRF1L gene encoding peptide chain release factor 1-like, mitochondrial isoform X3, which produces MLFTSEIFDMYQQYAAFKRWHFETLEYFPSEIGGLRHASASIGGSEAYRHMKFEGGVHRVQRVPKTEKQGRIHTSTMTVAILPQPTEINLVINPKDLRIDTKRASGAGGQHVNTTESAVRIVHLPTGVVSECQQERSQLKNRELAMKKLRAKLYSMHLEKEANERQNARKIQIGSKGRSEKIRTYNFPQNRVTDHRISKTLHDLETFMQGDYLLDELVQSLKEYADYESLVEIISQKV; this is translated from the exons ATGTTGTTTACTTCAGAGATATTTGATATGTATCAACAATATGCCGCATTTAAAAGATGGCATTTTGAAACCCTGGAATATTTTCCAAGTGAAATAG GTGGCCTTAGACATGCGTCTGCCAGCATTGGGGGTTCAGAAGCCTATAGGCACATGAAATTTGAAGGAGGTGTGCACAGAGTACAAAGAGTGCCAAAGACAGAAAAGCAAGGCCGCATCCATACTAGCACCATGACTGTAGCGATATTACCCCAGCCTACTGAG ATTAATCTCGTGATTAATCCGAAAGATTTGAGAATTGACACTAAGCGAGCCAGTGGAGCTGGGGGGCAGCATGTAAATACCACAGAGAGTGCTGTCCGGATAGTTCATCTTCCAACAG GTGTTGTTTCTGAATGTCAACAAGAGAGATCTCAACTGAAAAATAGAGAGCTGGCTATGAAAAAGTTACGTGCAAAACTGTACAGCATGCATctagaaaaagaagcaaatgaaaGACAGAATGCTAGAAAAATTCag ATTGGAAGTAAAGGAAGATCAGAGAAAATAAGAACATATAATTTTCCACAGAACCGGGTCACAGATCACAGAATAAGCAAGACACTGCATGATCTTGAAACTTTTATGCAGGGAGATTATCTACTGGATGAACTTGTACAGTCATTGAAGGAATACGCCGATTATGAATCTTTAGTAGAAATTATTTCCCAAAAAGTTTAA